The sequence AGTGTGCTGAAATCAGTGTTTCATCTCCATCCTGTGCCACATCTATGATCTGCACTATGGTGTGGTTGTTTGTGAGTCTGACAACCAGTCGTGATTTTTCTAAACTGATTAATTTTAACCTGGCTCTGTAATCAGTTTTTCCTTCCCTTCTTCTTCTAAATGCCAGTTTGTATCTTGATCCTTGTGCCAATATAATTCCCCCGTCTATCTGAGCATGTCATGATCCCTTGCATAGGTCTTCATGTAAGATTTGCTTCTGAAGGCACCACCCTTGGCCATCTTGTAGAGTTTACGGTAGGTGGTTTTGTTTATTTCCCTGTTTTCTCTCATATCTTTGAGTTCTGTTCTTAAAGATCTGATGGTAGTCATCCAAGCTTGTTTCTTTGGATTTCGAGCACCTTTTGCTCCTTTTATACTACCTCGGCCTTTCCTTCTTCCTTTTTTCTTTTGTTCCGCTATTTTCTTTGATCTGTAGCTGCTTATACCTTTTTTAGGTTTTGCTTTTATAGCTCCACTGTCAATGAGTTGTTTAACAGATTCGCGAGTTATAGCCCTTGATACTTCTTCTACGCTCTCAGGATCTATCCAAACCCTGTTTACTCCTACTTTGAGTATGTCTGCAGCTAATCGTTTTTGAGTAGTAAGATTCATAAAGAAACCTCCAAATCAACCGGATGGTTGATCAAAATTTTTACCTGAACCTTGAAACAATGCTCTTTGAAAATAGAAGTTTAGGATATTAGGTGTGAATTATCAGTGAACTGTAAATCAAATCCAATGTCCAAGTTTTTCCATTATATTTTCAAAGTTTTAATGAACTGATGGTTTCAGTTTAAAACTTTTAGCATTTGTTTTTGTTTCAATTTCCAGGATTTTTGTAGAATCTCCTGCCGTTTATGTTTCGGCTTTTATGTTTTTGCAATCACCGCGCATTCGGTGCTGCACCCTTTGTCCCTTTTGCAATGCCTCTTTTTGCTGCCTGGTTTTCTTGGTAATTCATTCTTTTGTTCCATGATGAATGAAACAAAATAAAAATTTCCTTAAACTCTTTTGGAGTTTAAAGCCCTTTGTTTAGAATTTTTATTCCAAGTTCCTTTGCCCTTTCAAGCATTATTTCCTTTTTTCGTTTCCCGATTTTGGAGCTGATCCTTCCAGCATCATTTTCAGGGTCAAGTTGTTCAAGGTCTGCCATGTTGCATACAAGAACATCCCTGTAACCTGAAGGATGGAGTCCCCTGATGGTCCTTGGAGTTCTGTAACCAATTGCGGCCATTGCAGGTTTTCTTGCTTCGTATCTTCGTCTTTTACTTGTTTTTCCTTTGGGTTTCCTGTAGCTTTCCCCAAGTTTTTTGTACCTGAACCATTCCTGTCTTTTGAAGTTTGGTTTTTTCGGTTTTTTAATTGGAGTCTTTTTCATTGGAACCACCGTTTTACTCCTTGTTTATAAGGTATATTCCATCCTGGAACACCCTTGGATCTCTTCCCTTTATTTTTGTAGCCTGTTCTAGGTTGGCCATGGTCTGTCCAACATCTTCTTTGTTGATTCCACTCACTGTGACATCTTCACCCTTGATCTGGACCTTTGCATCTCCTACGATTTTTGCGGTCCTTGGGTGCCTTTCACCTAAGAAGTTCTCGATTGTAACTTTATTCCCTGCAGCTTTAACAGTCATAGGGAAGTGAGCGTAAACTATTTTCATGTTGTAGGTAAATCCATCGGTTAATCCCACAATCATGTTGTTTAT is a genomic window of Methanobacterium congolense containing:
- a CDS encoding 50S ribosomal protein L6, which gives rise to MAQIAILREEIPIPEGITVTVDGAVTVKGSKGQLSRDFKSRNVTIKVEDGNVVVEARFPKKKDKAMLGTIRSHINNMIVGLTDGFTYNMKIVYAHFPMTVKAAGNKVTIENFLGERHPRTAKIVGDAKVQIKGEDVTVSGINKEDVGQTMANLEQATKIKGRDPRVFQDGIYLINKE
- a CDS encoding 50S ribosomal protein L19e; this translates as MNLTTQKRLAADILKVGVNRVWIDPESVEEVSRAITRESVKQLIDSGAIKAKPKKGISSYRSKKIAEQKKKGRRKGRGSIKGAKGARNPKKQAWMTTIRSLRTELKDMRENREINKTTYRKLYKMAKGGAFRSKSYMKTYARDHDMLR
- a CDS encoding 50S ribosomal protein L32e; this translates as MKKTPIKKPKKPNFKRQEWFRYKKLGESYRKPKGKTSKRRRYEARKPAMAAIGYRTPRTIRGLHPSGYRDVLVCNMADLEQLDPENDAGRISSKIGKRKKEIMLERAKELGIKILNKGL